The region CGCAGCTTGAGGCCATCGCGCGCCAATTGGTCGGCCTGCTTCCATTGCTTGAGGTCGAGGGCCGTGTCGAAGACCGTATCGATCCCAGCCGCGAGCGTCTCCTCGGCATCGCCAATCACGCTGAACGCCAGGCAACTGGCCAACGACCAGGTTCCCAGGAGCGCCACACAGATGGACGTCGCCAGGCGTCCACGACGGGCGACGAGCTCCACGCCACGGCTGGCCAGAGCGATGAAAGGCACCACGACCGGCATGGTGTACCAGGCCTTGGTGACCGTGATGTATGCATGCACGAGACATTCGAACGCCAGTGCCAACGCCATGCACGCCAACGCGAGCAACAGCAAGGCATCGATCGGCTCGGGGCGCCGGCTGAAGCGTACCACGGTCGCCACGAAACCTGCCAAGACAAACACCGCAGGGATCAGGCATGTCAGGTAGCCGGCCGACATCAAGCGATAATTCCAGGGCGTGCGCCGTTCGATCGCGCCGCGTCCTCCGCAACGGCCGTCCCCCCAAAAAGTCGAGTACAGTGCGTCGTTCACCGATTGAAAGCCGGCAAAGAACGGCGCGCGCAGCACGGAGCCAAAGCGTAGAAAATCCTGCGACGTGCGATAGCCCGGATCCTTCCAGAACTGCGAGGCGTCCAATTCGGCGACATCGATTTGTCGGGCCAGGGGCGTACCGAAATGCCACCAATTGCGGGCATAGTGCCAGCCCGACACGGCGCCGCAAACAACGAGCGGCAGCGCCACGGTGGCCCCCCAATCACGAAACGTCCAGCGTCTCGCGAGGATCAGACGCAACACGTTCGCGGCGACGACGGCGGGCAACAACACGATGGCCGTCACCTTGCTCAACATCGCGGCCCCTAAGCCGAGCCCCAGCAGCAGGCCGCTGCGCCAGCCAGCCGTCTCGGCAGTGAGCAGTCGAACCGCACCATAGAGCGCAGCCGCCGAGGCGCAAGCAACGGCCGCTTCGTTCGTCACATACTGAAAGATGAACAGGTGCACCGGCAACCCCAGCGCGATGAGCAAGCCGAAGACCGTGGGCCGCGTCTGGCCGGGAAACAGTTGACGCAGAGTGGCAAACACCAGCGCGAAGTGCAGCAGACCGAGCGCCCGGGGCCAATGCCTGGCCACGCGCAATCCCGTCTCGGTGTCGAGCGAGTGACCGGCCGCCGCCACGATCGCTGCGCAAGTGACGTAAAACAGCGGCGGCTGGTGCATCTCGGCGCCGTCGCGGGCAAGGGGGAGCCGCCCGTGGTCCAACACGTAGCGGACGTAATCGAGGTGGTCATCGGCATCGAATCCCATCTCGGCCGGAATGCGCCAGACATTGTTGAGGAAGATGCCGCCCCAGAGGATGCTCCCGCCGAGCCACAACAGCGCCGCCGAATGGAGCCAGGATCGGTGGGCCGGCTGCGGCCCCGACGTGAGGTTCCAGGTCACGATCAACACGGCGGCCACGAGTCCGGCCAACAGCCCGGCCTGGCTGGTCAAGGCCTCCCAGGGCGTCGGCGGCCGCCAGTCGTCGCTTTGCGGATGTGGCGGTCGCAGCGCGTCTGCCGCGACTGCGTCGACTTCGAGCGAACCCGCATAGGTCACGCGCCACTGTTCGTCGGTCACGACGTGCGTGTCGTCCACCGCAACGTCGGCCCACAATGCCCCCGGGCCGTCCGGGTTGGTGACCTCGACGACCAGTTGGTTCTCCCCGTTATGCAAGGGCGGCAAGTCAACCGTTTGTTCGACCTTCCAACGGTCGCCGGGTGGTACCGGCAGATTGACCTCGATTCCGTTAACGAGCAGACGTGCCTGGCGAAAGGCTCGCCACGATAAAGTCGCCCTCCGGGGCGTGGCCGCCACGACCAGCGCGCGTCGATAGGTGGTGGAAAACCCGTCGCTACGTTTGGGCCCCAGCCACATGGAAGATGGAAATACGATCCATTTTCCAGTCGAGGTCCGGGGCAGAAATGCGACGTCCGGATCGTACTGTGCGACAAACCACAGGTAGCCGATCGCCAAGACGAGCCCGACGATGCCGGTGGACAGCGCCAACGCGGCCCCGCGGCGCGATGCGGCGACTGCACCTGGCTCGCCAATCGTTTCCGTAGTTTCCATCGCAGGCTTGCCGCCGACCGGCGGCCTGGCGACCGCCGACAGCCGCGGGTTTGTTGAGAGAAAACCTGCTGCAGGGAAAAGAACCCTCGATTGCGGAGCGACCATACCGGCGACGCGACCGAGTGTCAAACCGCGTGGCCATGTGGCGAATTGTCGTGGCCCGGCGCTCCAGTAGAATCACGTATCCGGCTAGCAGCGTAGGTCCCCGCCGCCAACCTGTGGGACTCCTGATGCGACGCGCGTGTGAGAGGATGCCATGACCAGTCGCCGGTTCGTTCACCTCCATTGCCATAGCCATTACAGCCTGCTCGACGGGGCCAGCCCGATCGGCGCTCTGGTCAAACGGGCCAAAGAGCTGGAGATGGACGCCCTGGCCCTGACGGACCACGGCAATCTGCACGGCGCGCTGGAGTTTTATCGCAAGGCCAAGGAAGGCGGCATCAATCCGATCATCGGCTACGAGGCCTACGTCGCGCCGGGAAGCCGGTTCAACAAGGATGCCAGCTCGCTGCAGGAAGGTAGTTATCACCTCACACTGCTGGCCCAAAACCGGACGGGCTACAAGAACCTGATCCGCCTCGCGTCGAGCGCCTATCTCGAAGGCTTCTATCGCAAACCGCGGATCGACAAGGATCTGCTCGAAGCCCATCACGAGGGCCTGATCTGTCTGAGCGGCTGCGTCTCGGGCGAATTCAGCCGCGCCCTGTTGCGGGGCGGCGACCCCGAGCTGAATCTCCAAGAGGCGATGGAGATCGCCGGCTGGTTCCGCAAGCTGTTCGGCGAGCGGTATTTCGTCGAGATCCAGAACAACGGGTTGGAAATCCAGCGGCTCGCTCTCGAGGGCGCGGTCGAAGTCGCCAACCGGCTCGGACTGCCGCTCGTAGCCACGAGCGACGCGCACTATGTCCGCCGCGAAGACGCCGTGGCGCAAGACGTGCTGTTGTGCATCAACACGGGCAAATTCCGCACCGACGCCGACCGGCTGAAGATGGAGGGGGATGAGTTCTTCCTCCGCGGGCCCGACGAGATGTATGACTCGTTCGTGGGTCTCGAAGAGGCCGTGGCCCGCAGCCAGGAGATCGCCGACTCGGTCGATATCGACCTGGAGCTGGGCAAACGGCACTTCCCTAACTTCACGCTACCCCCGGAAAAGACCTCGGCCGATTATCTGCGCGAGTTGTGTCTGGCCGGGCTGGCCGAGCGGTATGCCGACGTGCCCGAGCGCTGGACCGACGGTCAATTGGCCTCCGAAGTGCGTGAGCGCCTGGACCGCGAGCTGCAGGTGATCAACACGCTGGGGTTCGCCAACTACTTTCTGATCGTCTGGGACTTCGTGCGGTTTGCCCGCGAACGCGACATTCCGGCGACGGCCCGTGGATCGGGCGTCGGCTCGATCGTGGCCTACGCGCTGCGTCTGAGCCACGTCTGCCCGCTGCGCTACGACCTGCTGTTCGAGCGGTTCCTCGACGAGAACCGGCTCGAGGCGCCCGATATCGACATCGACTTCTGCAAAGATCGTCGCGGCGAGGTGATCGATTACGTCAAGAAGAAGTACGGCGCGGAAAACGTCGCTCAGATCGGCACCTTCGGCACCCTCGCGGCGCGGGCCGCGATCCGCGACGTGGGCCGCGCGCTGGGGATGCCGTTGCCGCAGGTCGATGCCGTCGTGGCGCTGGTACCCGAGACGCTGGGCATCAAGCTGGCGGCGGCGATCGACGAAAGCCCCGAGCTGAAAAAGCTCTACGAAACCAACGCCGAGATCCACGAGCTGCTCGACCTGGCCAAGAAGATCGAGGGCCTCGCGCGGAACGTCGGCACCCACGCGGCGGCGGTGGTGATCGCCGACCGGCCGCTGGTCGAGTATGTGCCGCTGTGCCGCGTGAAAGACAAAGACGAAGTCATCACGCAGTTCTCGATGGGCGACGTCGAGCGGGCTGGCCTGTTGAAGATGGACTTCCTGGGCCTGCGCAACCTGACGATCCTCTCGAAGGCCGTCGAGCTGATCGAGCAAACGACCGGCCAGCGGGTGGTGCCCGAGAAGTTTCCGCTCGACGACCCGGAGACGTTCGCCCTGTTGTGCCGTGGCGAGACGAAGGGCATTTTCCAGCTCGAAAGCGGCGGCATTCGCGATCTGTTGCAGCGGATGAAGCCGGACCACTTCCGCGACATCATCGCGACAAACGCTTTGTACCGCCCCGGCCCGTTAGAGGGTGGGATGGTCGACGACTACATCCAGGTGAAGCACGGTCGGGCCAAGGCCGAATACAAGCACCCGGTGATGAAGGACGTCCTGGAAGAGACCCACGGCGTGATGGTCTACCAGGAACAGGTGATGCTGATTCTCAATCGCCTGGGCCAAATCAAGCTGGCCAACGCCTATTCGTGCATCAAGGCGATCAGCAAGAAGAAGCTCGAAGACATCGCCAAGTACCGCGAGGCCTTCATCACCGGCGCCACGGCCCAGGGGCTGAGCAAGGGCGACGCCGTCGAGCTGTTCGCGATGATTGAGAAGTTCGCCGGTTATGGGTTCAACAAGAGCCATTCGACCGCGTACGCCCTGATCGCCTACATGACGGCCTATCTCAAGGCGCATTACCCGGTCGAGTTTATGGCCGCGCTGCTCTCGGGCGACATCCAGGGCCGCAACTTCAAGAAGAAGGACCAGCTCGTCGAGCACATGGAGGATTGCCACCGGATGGGGATCGAAGTCGTCCCGCCCGATGTCAACCATTCGAGCGGCGATTTCACCGTGGCCGACGGCAAGATCCATTTCAGCCTGGCCGCGATCAAAGGCTGTGGCGGCCCTGCGGCGGCGGCCATCCAGAAGGCCCGGCAGGAAAAGGGACCCTTCGTCAGCCTGTTCGACTTCTGCGACCGGGTCGATCCGCAGGCGGTGAATCGCGCCACGATCGAAGCTCTGATCAAGGCCGGCGCGTTCGATTCGCTCGGCGTTCACCGCGCGCAACTGGCGGCCGTCGTCGAAAAGGCCATGCAGGCCGGGGCCGCCGTGCATGCCGACCGCCGCGCCGGTCAAAAGGGGCTGTTCGACGACCTGGTCGATGACGACCCCACGCCGCAGCGCACGGCGAACTTGCCGAACGTGCCCGAGTGGGAACAGCGGCAGCGCCTGGCGAGCGAAAAGGAGGTGCTCGGCTTTTATCTGAGCAGCCATCCGCTGGCCGAACACGAAGCCGTGTTGTCGACCTATTGCAAATCGACCACGGCCGCGGCGGCGCTGGCCCACCGCACCGACGTGGTGCTCGGCGGCGTGATCGCGTCGATCAAGTTCAGCAACACGAAGAACCCTCGGCCC is a window of Pirellulales bacterium DNA encoding:
- a CDS encoding tetratricopeptide repeat protein, which produces METTETIGEPGAVAASRRGAALALSTGIVGLVLAIGYLWFVAQYDPDVAFLPRTSTGKWIVFPSSMWLGPKRSDGFSTTYRRALVVAATPRRATLSWRAFRQARLLVNGIEVNLPVPPGDRWKVEQTVDLPPLHNGENQLVVEVTNPDGPGALWADVAVDDTHVVTDEQWRVTYAGSLEVDAVAADALRPPHPQSDDWRPPTPWEALTSQAGLLAGLVAAVLIVTWNLTSGPQPAHRSWLHSAALLWLGGSILWGGIFLNNVWRIPAEMGFDADDHLDYVRYVLDHGRLPLARDGAEMHQPPLFYVTCAAIVAAAGHSLDTETGLRVARHWPRALGLLHFALVFATLRQLFPGQTRPTVFGLLIALGLPVHLFIFQYVTNEAAVACASAAALYGAVRLLTAETAGWRSGLLLGLGLGAAMLSKVTAIVLLPAVVAANVLRLILARRWTFRDWGATVALPLVVCGAVSGWHYARNWWHFGTPLARQIDVAELDASQFWKDPGYRTSQDFLRFGSVLRAPFFAGFQSVNDALYSTFWGDGRCGGRGAIERRTPWNYRLMSAGYLTCLIPAVFVLAGFVATVVRFSRRPEPIDALLLLALACMALALAFECLVHAYITVTKAWYTMPVVVPFIALASRGVELVARRGRLATSICVALLGTWSLASCLAFSVIGDAEETLAAGIDTVFDTALDLKQWKQADQLARDGLKLRPDSALIYYRLGEICAATHRPDEALDAFQRALRLRPGWPPAQRELARGLRLRGELDGAERYARDALRANSHPENALVLSDILARQARFSEAEEVLRRSLIVDPYEPHVYVELARLALATDDLNRASQCAQWARQVGGPRERYQLMVAECLIAKGQWLEALELYRQLQPPDTFRCEVRLAEAWLLATADDEFVDAGRAQVLFDSALPYVDPNRLDVRRVEAAVAAAHGAYRRAQEVVDAAIASAREGRALWYPTQRQLAADQANYQQERRASARLRSAEPPVAP
- the dnaE gene encoding DNA polymerase III subunit alpha, whose translation is MTSRRFVHLHCHSHYSLLDGASPIGALVKRAKELEMDALALTDHGNLHGALEFYRKAKEGGINPIIGYEAYVAPGSRFNKDASSLQEGSYHLTLLAQNRTGYKNLIRLASSAYLEGFYRKPRIDKDLLEAHHEGLICLSGCVSGEFSRALLRGGDPELNLQEAMEIAGWFRKLFGERYFVEIQNNGLEIQRLALEGAVEVANRLGLPLVATSDAHYVRREDAVAQDVLLCINTGKFRTDADRLKMEGDEFFLRGPDEMYDSFVGLEEAVARSQEIADSVDIDLELGKRHFPNFTLPPEKTSADYLRELCLAGLAERYADVPERWTDGQLASEVRERLDRELQVINTLGFANYFLIVWDFVRFARERDIPATARGSGVGSIVAYALRLSHVCPLRYDLLFERFLDENRLEAPDIDIDFCKDRRGEVIDYVKKKYGAENVAQIGTFGTLAARAAIRDVGRALGMPLPQVDAVVALVPETLGIKLAAAIDESPELKKLYETNAEIHELLDLAKKIEGLARNVGTHAAAVVIADRPLVEYVPLCRVKDKDEVITQFSMGDVERAGLLKMDFLGLRNLTILSKAVELIEQTTGQRVVPEKFPLDDPETFALLCRGETKGIFQLESGGIRDLLQRMKPDHFRDIIATNALYRPGPLEGGMVDDYIQVKHGRAKAEYKHPVMKDVLEETHGVMVYQEQVMLILNRLGQIKLANAYSCIKAISKKKLEDIAKYREAFITGATAQGLSKGDAVELFAMIEKFAGYGFNKSHSTAYALIAYMTAYLKAHYPVEFMAALLSGDIQGRNFKKKDQLVEHMEDCHRMGIEVVPPDVNHSSGDFTVADGKIHFSLAAIKGCGGPAAAAIQKARQEKGPFVSLFDFCDRVDPQAVNRATIEALIKAGAFDSLGVHRAQLAAVVEKAMQAGAAVHADRRAGQKGLFDDLVDDDPTPQRTANLPNVPEWEQRQRLASEKEVLGFYLSSHPLAEHEAVLSTYCKSTTAAAALAHRTDVVLGGVIASIKFSNTKNPRPGSTATRYAMFDLEDAAGIMRCILWPEEFTQHGTLVEADRIVIARGVIDKRPGSDEANFIVNELIPIEEADSRLGHQMIVRVHESEDGARALEQLYEILRGYPGDCLLKLVLVFEDGVRMALGAGKLRIAPGVEMRRRVDELLGPGNVTFQSKPMPSNGAGPPRRNGYAGSRN